DNA sequence from the bacterium genome:
AGCTTTCGCTCCAATTCGTGGGCCTGCTCGACGGTGACCTGATCCTGCGCGCGCTCGATCAGGGTCTGGACATCTCCCATCCCGAGGATCCGCGACGCGATCCGGTCGGGATGGAACGCTTCCAAGGCTTCTAACCGCTCACCCGTCCCCACGAAAAAGATGGGCCGTTCGAGTGTGGCGACGACCGAGAGCGCCGCCCCACCGCGGGCGTCCCCATCGAGCTTCGTGAGGATCAACCCATCGATCGGCACCGCGCCGTGGAATCCCTCGGCCATCCGCACCGCATCCTGACCGGCCATGGCATCGAGGACCAGCAGCGTGGTGTGCGGGGCGGTGGCCTCCCGGATCCGGGTCAACTCGGCAAGGAGATCGCCATCGATATGCAACCGGCCGGCGCTGTCGATAATCAACACATCCGCCGTGGTGGTGCGCGCTCGATCGAGCGCCTGCCGAGCGACCTCCACCGGATCCGCGCCCGCGCCGAGCGCGAAGACGGGGACGCCGGCGGTCTCGCCGAGCACCTGTAATTGGGTGACGGCGGCGGGGCGATAGACGTCGGCCGCGGCGAGGAGCACGCTCCGCCCCTGCTTCTTCAGGTGGAGGGCCAGCTTGCCTGCGGTCGTCGTCTTGCCCGTCCCGTGGAGTCCAACGAGCAGGACGACCGTTGGGGGTTTCGCCGCCATCCGCAGCGGGTGGTGCGTGGCGCCGAGCATCCGGGTGAGCTCGGCGAAAACGATCTGCACGACCTGCTGCCCGGGGGTGAGGCTCTTCCAGATCTCCTGCCCCACCGCCGCCTCGCGCACGCGCGCGACGAACTCGCGCGCCACTTTGAAGTTGACGTCGGCCTCGAGCAGGGCGAGCCGGACTTCCCGCAGCGCCTCATCGACATCCTGCTCCGACAGGGTCCCCCGCCCGCGCAGACGCGTAAAGATCTCGCTGAGACGGCCCTGGAGTTGCTCAAACACGGCGTCCCTCGAACACTCGGAATCCGCCCCCCCGGGCGACCTCGGCGACCGACTCGTAGATCTCGCCCATCAACCGGCCCAGCGTGCGCGCCCCCTGCTGAGTCCGGGCGACGAGGTACGCCCGCCCTCCGGCTTCTAGACTCGCATGGGCCTCGCGCAGCAACCGGAGCACCACACTCCGCCCGGCGCGGATCGGTGGGTTGAACAGGATGAGGTCGAAGGGCCCGCCCGCCGCCGCGGCGCACCCGTCCCCGCACCGGACCTGTGCATTCGTCACCTGGTTCAGCGCGATGTTCTCTACGGTGAGGGCGACCGCGCGGGGGTTCACATCCACCAGCGTCACCCGCGCGCGCGGAGCTCTCCCCGCCGCGACGATCCCCATCACTCCGTACCCGCACCCGAGATCGAGGATACGCCGCGCCCCCGACACGTCGACGGTATCAAGCAGCAGACGTGTCCCCCGGTCGACCGCTGCCCGAGAGAAGACCCCGGGGGCCGTGCGAAACCGATAGACGCGGGCGCCGTCGTGGAACTCGACGGCCCGCGTCCGCGGCGCCGCCGGCGGAGCCGGTGAGAAGTAGTGAGCCGCCGGGGCGGAGCTCACAGGGACTCCCGAAGGGCTTGAAGCGCGTCCCGAAGGCCCGCCAAGTTGGTGCGGCCGGTCGAGGCGAGACGCGTCACCTCGCCCTCGACGGCCGCCAGCCGCGAGAGCGTGATCTCGTGCGCGCGCGCCTGCCGCTCGCGCTCCGAGGCGATGCCGATCCGTTTCTCGAGCGACCAGAGTTCGCTCACAGACCGCCTGAGGCTATCGAAGACGGCCTGCCGCGTCACGCCGCACCGGGCGGCGATCTCGCCCAGGGAGAGGTCGTCGTCGTAGTACATGCGCAGCATCTCCTGCTGGTGCGCGGTGAGGAGCCGGGCATACGTGTCGACCAGGCGGACCACCGCGGTCCGCCCATCGAGCGCCCGCGGTCCGACCCGGCGCCGGCCGTTGTGGAGTCGCTGTAAAGGCATTTTCCTTCACATGATACTATGGCGGCGTCCGGATGTAAACCGCGGTCAGTCCGGGGTCGAGGTGAACAGCGCTTCGGCAAACGTCCGGGGATCAAACGGCTGGAGATCCTCCACCCCCTCCCCGAACCCCACCAGCTTCACAGGAAGGTCGAGCTCCTGGGCAATCGCGACGACGACGCCCCCTCGGGCCGTCCCATCCAGCTTCGTGAGCACGACCCCGGTCACGGGGAGCGCGGCTTTGAACTGGCGGGCCTGGGTGATCCCATTTTGCCCGGTCGTCGCATCGAGCACGAGCAGCGCTTCGACGGCGGCGCCGGGGAGCGCCCGGCGGATCACGCGATCGACCTTCTTGAGCTCCTCCATCAGGTTGGTCTTCGTATGGAGCCGGCCCGCCGTGTCCACGATGAGCACGTCGACGTGCCGGGCCTGCGCCGCCTGCGCCGCGTCGAAGACCACCGCCGCCGGGTCGGCCCCCGCCTGATGCCGGATGATGTCCACCCCCACGCGCTCCGCCCACACTCCGAGCTGATCGATCGCGCCGGCGCGGAAGGTGTCGGCCGCGACCAACAGGACCTTGCGCCCCTCGCCCTTGAGGCGCGCGGCGAGCTTGCCGATCGTCGTGGTCTTCCCCGCCCCATTCGTCCCCAGGACCAGGACGACGGCCGGAGCGGGCGTCACCGTGAGGGGCGCAGGCTCGCCAAGCGCATCGGTCAAGATCTCCACCAACGCCTGGCGGAGGGCGTCCGGCGTCTTGGCGCCGGAGCGGTCTCGAAGACGAGAGATGACGGTCGCGGTCGCGCGCACGCCGAGGTCGGCCTGGATGAGCGTCTCTTCGAGCTCTTCGTAGAAGCTCTCGCTCACCCCCCGCCCGAGCAGGTCCTCGACTTTGGCGGTGAGCGCTTCGCGTGTCCTCGCGAGCCCGGCGCGAAAGCGCCCGAGCCACCCCGACGGGCTATCCAACGGGTTGCGGCTCACCTGCCGCTTCCCGATCCACGAGCCGCATCGAGACCATCTGGGAGACCCCGCCTTCTTCCATCGTAACGCCAAACAGGGCGTCGCTGGCCTCCATCGTGGCCTTGTTGTGCGTAATGATGATGATCTGCGTTCGCGCGGACAATTCTCGGAGCACTTCGCCGACCTTGCGGGTGTTCGCCTCGTCCAGCGCCGCTTCGACCTCGTCAAATACGCAGAAGGGACTGGGGCGAACGCGCAACATCGCGAACACGAACGCGAGCGCCACCAGCACACGCTCCCCCCCAGAGAGGGCGCCGAGGCTGCGGAGATTCTTGCCGGGGGGCTGGGCAATGATATCGATCCCGGGCTCCCCGCCGTCGAGACCGGCGACTCGCTCGAGAGCGCCCCGTCCCCCGCCGAAGAGGCTCGTGAAGAGATCGGCGAACTCCTTGTCTACCGCCTCGTAGGTCTTGTCGAACTGCCCGCGAATCACTTCCTCGAGTTGCACGATGAGCGTCCGAAGGGCCGCAATGGTCCCCTGGACATCTTCCATTTGCGCGCGGAGGAGGCGGGCGCGCTCCGCGACCTGCCGGTGCTCCTCGATCGCCAAGAGGTTCACCGGCCCCGTGACCGCGATCAATCCCCGGAGCGCCTCGATCCTGCCCAAGGTCTCCTCGCGGTGGACGCTCTCGGGGACCGAGCCCACTGCCCGGTCAAATGGGATTCCGAACTCTTCTTCCATCCGGCGGCGGGCGCTGCCCATTTCCGCCTCGATCTGCGCCACGCGCACTTCGGCCTTGTGCCCTTCCTCCGCGAGGGCGGCGGACCGGTCGAGAACCTGCCGGTGTTGGGCCTCGGTTTCGGCCTGTCGGGCGGCAAGCCCGGCCCGCTCCTCCTCGAGCGCGGCTTGGTCCGAGGCGAGACGTGCGCGTTCGGCATCGATCGCCTCGCACCGCGCGCGCTCCACCTCGCGTTCGGCCTCGAGCCTTTCCATGTCGGTCTGGAGCTGCCGGAGCTCCCCGGCCAGTTCGTCACCACGGGCGGCGGTGTGCGCGAGTCCCTTCTCGATCTCGGCCATGCGCGCGCTCAGCGCCTCGCGGCGGGCACCCACCTCCGTCACCATCACGCGAAGCTCGGTGATCCGGGACGCCGCGGCCCGGCGCGCCTCCACGTGGTCACGAAGCCCGGCGGTGACCTGCGCGATCCGTTCTTCGGCTTCGGCCAAGCGGGTACCCAGCATCCCCGCTTCCTGCCGCAGGCGTTCCTGGAGCAATCGTTGGGCTGCCGCCCCCTGATCGGCGGCGTTCTTCTCGCCGGCCAAGCGCGCGATCTCTGCCGCCAACCGCTCGCCCTCTGCCTCGATCAGGGTGAGACGCCGCCGGCCTTCGGCCAGGGCCTCGCTCCGGCGGGCCACGTCCGCCTCGATGGCCGCGATCGCCCCCGCAATCGTGCGAATCTGCTCTGCGACGGCCCCGCGGCGGCGGCCGACGTCGTTCACCGCCTGCTCCACGCGATCCAGCGCGGTCCGCATTTCCGCGATTTCCTCGGTCCGTCCGAGGATGCCCCCCTGCTCCGGCAGCGGCCGACCGGCGACGAGCACCCCCTCGGGACCAAGCACTTCCCCGGCGCGCGTCGCGATGCGGCCCTGGTACCCTGCCGTCCGGGCGCGCACCGCCGCGTCTAGATCGGCTACGATCAGCACATCGGCCAGCAGCGCAGAGATGGCCTCCGGATGTGCACCGGAGAGCGTGACGTGGTCGACCGCCCGGCCGACCGTGGCGGGATCGGCCGCCACCGCTTGCGGCAACGCCGGCGGATCCGGCGCGACCACGCTCGACACAGGGACGAACGTCACCGAACCCCGTGGCTCCCCACCGAGCAGCGCCAGCGCGCGGCGCGCATCGTCCATCGAGGAGACGATGAGCGCGGAGAGGCTCGGCCCCAGCGCCGATTCAATCGCCACCCGCAACTCGCGGGGCACGCTGAGATAGTCCGCGAGCGCTCCGCGAACACCGGGCAGCCGGTCGGGGTTGGCTCGCCAGGCGAGCAGGATCTCCCGGGCGCCGCTGTCGTATCCGCGGTACTGGGAGTGGGCTTCTTCCAAAAACCGGAGGCGGGAGGCGAATCGCTCTCGCTCGATCTCAAGATGCCGCTCGTCCGCGAGCAGCGCCTCGCGTGTCCCGATGCGCTCTTCGTGCTCGGTGCACAGCGAAACCAAGCGCCCCCGCAGCCCGTCGAGATCGGAGGTCCCCCGCGCGGATTCGTCCGCGAGGGCCTCTCGTTGGGTGCGCGCGCCGTCGAGCCGCCCGCCGAGACCGGCGATCTGCTGGGGCAACCCGGCGCTCCGATCGCGGTACCCTGCCTCACGCGCTTCCGCCGCGGCGATCTCGTTGTGACGCTTCCCGCGCTCTTCCACGATCGATCGCACCATCATGCGGCCGGCCTCGAGTTCTTGCTCGTTCAGGGCGGCCTCCGCGTCCATCATGTGGAGCCGGGCCTCGACCGCCTCGACCTCGGCCCGGCCGCGCGCTTCGCGCTCGGCCAGATCGCGCCCGGCCTCGATGAGCGCCGCCTGCTCGGTGCGGAGGGCGTCCTGCTCGTCGCGATAGCGGCCGGCCTCGCGCTCGGACCGCTGCCGTTGGACCCCCACCCCGCGGAGCCGCTCGCTCACCAGTTCCACCGCGGCCTCCGCCGCGGCGCGCCGCTCGACGAGGGACACGCGGCCCCGCTGGATCGCCTCCCACTCACGGCCGGCCTCGACCGCGCGGCGGTCGAGCGCCGCCCGCTGCTCCACGAGCGCTCGCGTGGCCGCGTCGATCTCCTGACGTCGAGTCGCGATCTCTTCGAGTTGCTCGCGCACGCGGCGCTGGGCGCGGATGCCTCGCCGGATCTCCTCGACTTGGAGCGACAATTCGAGCGCCCGCAGGTCGCGGGTCTGAGCCTGATACCGCTCCGCCGCCTCCGCCTGCGCCGCGAGTTGGGCGGTTTGGGCATCCAGCTCACCGAGCATGTCGGTGACACGCAGCAGGGTCGTCTCCGTGGCCCCCATCCGGCGCTCGGCATCACGGCGCCGGCGCTTGTACTTGGCCAGCCCGGCCGCCTCTTCGAGGACCATCCGCCGCTCCTCGGGAGTGGCGTCCAGCATCTGCTCCACTTCACCCTGCGTGATCAGCGAGTACGAGTGGCCGCCCAATCCTGTGCCGAGAAACATCGTCTGGATATCGCGGAGGCGGCACGGCAGACCGTTGATGAAGTACTGGCTCTCCGCGCTCCGCATGGCGCGCCGGGTCACCGTCACCTCGGCGAACGCCAGCGGCGTGGGGGGCGCGTCTTCGTCGCCGGGTGCCGGGGGCAGCACCAGGGTCCCGTCCTCGTTGTCGAGCGTCAAGGTGACCTCGGCCATCGCGAGCGGGCGCCGCCGCTCGGTTCCCGCAAAGATGATGTCTTCCGTCCGGATGCCCCGGAGCGTGCGCAGGCTGCCCTCTCCCAACGCCCACCGAATTGCGTCGAAGATGTTGCTCTTTCCGCTCCCGTTGGGGCCGACGATGCCGGTGATCTGCGTCGCGAACTGAAGCGCCGTCCGCTCGGGGAAGGTCTTGAATCCGCTCAGTTCCAACCGCTTTAGGCGCACGCCGTTCCTCCTTCGGATCCCCGGGGCCGTCAGGCCGTCGTCTGCGTCTCGGCGTTCCGGCCGAGCATCTCTTGATAGATCTCGAGCAGTTGGGACACAATGCGGGCCTCGCTGTACGCGGCGGACACGACGACGGCGCGGGCCCCCATCGTCCGCCGCAGCTCAGGATCGTTCGCGAGGTCGACGATCGCTTGACGCAGCGCCGCCGGGTCCGCAGGCACCACGCGGCCGGTTTCGCCGTCGCGAACGATCTCCGGGATCGACCCGCCCTGCACGGCGACGACGGCGCGGCCCGCCGCCATCGCTTCGAGCACCGCGAGGCCGAGGGTCTCCGTCTGCGAGGGAAACACGAAGAGATCGCTGGCAAACAACGCGTCGACGACGTGCGCGTGGTCCTGTTCACCGGCAAAGACGACGCGGCCGGCCAGCCCGAGCCGTTGAGCCTGCGCCTCGAGGTCCCGCCGCTCCGGCCCGTCGCCCACGAGCAGCAGCCACACATGGGAGGGAAGGCCCGGCATCGTGTCGAGGAGCAGCGGGAC
Encoded proteins:
- the ffh gene encoding signal recognition particle protein — its product is MFEQLQGRLSEIFTRLRGRGTLSEQDVDEALREVRLALLEADVNFKVAREFVARVREAAVGQEIWKSLTPGQQVVQIVFAELTRMLGATHHPLRMAAKPPTVVLLVGLHGTGKTTTAGKLALHLKKQGRSVLLAAADVYRPAAVTQLQVLGETAGVPVFALGAGADPVEVARQALDRARTTTADVLIIDSAGRLHIDGDLLAELTRIREATAPHTTLLVLDAMAGQDAVRMAEGFHGAVPIDGLILTKLDGDARGGAALSVVATLERPIFFVGTGERLEALEAFHPDRIASRILGMGDVQTLIERAQDQVTVEQAHELERKLRRAEFTLEDFTKQLRQVRAMGPLDQLLGMIPGLGPRMRGAEVDERALGRIEAMINSMTPQERRHPNVIDGSRRRRIARGSGTSVQEVNRLLRQFEEVKKMLRQFEARGQRKGKFPMPLPPT
- a CDS encoding methyltransferase, coding for MSSAPAAHYFSPAPPAAPRTRAVEFHDGARVYRFRTAPGVFSRAAVDRGTRLLLDTVDVSGARRILDLGCGYGVMGIVAAGRAPRARVTLVDVNPRAVALTVENIALNQVTNAQVRCGDGCAAAAGGPFDLILFNPPIRAGRSVVLRLLREAHASLEAGGRAYLVARTQQGARTLGRLMGEIYESVAEVARGGGFRVFEGRRV
- a CDS encoding sigma factor-like helix-turn-helix DNA-binding protein, which translates into the protein MPLQRLHNGRRRVGPRALDGRTAVVRLVDTYARLLTAHQQEMLRMYYDDDLSLGEIAARCGVTRQAVFDSLRRSVSELWSLEKRIGIASERERQARAHEITLSRLAAVEGEVTRLASTGRTNLAGLRDALQALRESL
- the ftsY gene encoding signal recognition particle-docking protein FtsY, which gives rise to MSRNPLDSPSGWLGRFRAGLARTREALTAKVEDLLGRGVSESFYEELEETLIQADLGVRATATVISRLRDRSGAKTPDALRQALVEILTDALGEPAPLTVTPAPAVVLVLGTNGAGKTTTIGKLAARLKGEGRKVLLVAADTFRAGAIDQLGVWAERVGVDIIRHQAGADPAAVVFDAAQAAQARHVDVLIVDTAGRLHTKTNLMEELKKVDRVIRRALPGAAVEALLVLDATTGQNGITQARQFKAALPVTGVVLTKLDGTARGGVVVAIAQELDLPVKLVGFGEGVEDLQPFDPRTFAEALFTSTPD
- the smc gene encoding chromosome segregation protein SMC; translated protein: MRLKRLELSGFKTFPERTALQFATQITGIVGPNGSGKSNIFDAIRWALGEGSLRTLRGIRTEDIIFAGTERRRPLAMAEVTLTLDNEDGTLVLPPAPGDEDAPPTPLAFAEVTVTRRAMRSAESQYFINGLPCRLRDIQTMFLGTGLGGHSYSLITQGEVEQMLDATPEERRMVLEEAAGLAKYKRRRRDAERRMGATETTLLRVTDMLGELDAQTAQLAAQAEAAERYQAQTRDLRALELSLQVEEIRRGIRAQRRVREQLEEIATRRQEIDAATRALVEQRAALDRRAVEAGREWEAIQRGRVSLVERRAAAEAAVELVSERLRGVGVQRQRSEREAGRYRDEQDALRTEQAALIEAGRDLAEREARGRAEVEAVEARLHMMDAEAALNEQELEAGRMMVRSIVEERGKRHNEIAAAEAREAGYRDRSAGLPQQIAGLGGRLDGARTQREALADESARGTSDLDGLRGRLVSLCTEHEERIGTREALLADERHLEIERERFASRLRFLEEAHSQYRGYDSGAREILLAWRANPDRLPGVRGALADYLSVPRELRVAIESALGPSLSALIVSSMDDARRALALLGGEPRGSVTFVPVSSVVAPDPPALPQAVAADPATVGRAVDHVTLSGAHPEAISALLADVLIVADLDAAVRARTAGYQGRIATRAGEVLGPEGVLVAGRPLPEQGGILGRTEEIAEMRTALDRVEQAVNDVGRRRGAVAEQIRTIAGAIAAIEADVARRSEALAEGRRRLTLIEAEGERLAAEIARLAGEKNAADQGAAAQRLLQERLRQEAGMLGTRLAEAEERIAQVTAGLRDHVEARRAAASRITELRVMVTEVGARREALSARMAEIEKGLAHTAARGDELAGELRQLQTDMERLEAEREVERARCEAIDAERARLASDQAALEEERAGLAARQAETEAQHRQVLDRSAALAEEGHKAEVRVAQIEAEMGSARRRMEEEFGIPFDRAVGSVPESVHREETLGRIEALRGLIAVTGPVNLLAIEEHRQVAERARLLRAQMEDVQGTIAALRTLIVQLEEVIRGQFDKTYEAVDKEFADLFTSLFGGGRGALERVAGLDGGEPGIDIIAQPPGKNLRSLGALSGGERVLVALAFVFAMLRVRPSPFCVFDEVEAALDEANTRKVGEVLRELSARTQIIIITHNKATMEASDALFGVTMEEGGVSQMVSMRLVDREAAGEPQPVG